The Rhizoctonia solani chromosome 1, complete sequence sequence GGGGTTTATTCACAGCAAGGTACAGCGATCGTGAGCCGAAACTTACTCTGACACTGACGGGGCAACCTCAAGGGATGATCCCAAAAGGCTCAACCCACATTGGAATCTCGGAGTTACCAGTCCGCTCGCAGATCGATGACGAGGCGAGTAGATGTGCCATGTATGGAGCGAATAAACACTTGGTTGCTAGGAGGACAACCGTTCACATACTCGAGACTGCACACTCGTTTGTATTTGCATACGTGTATAAGCATACCATTCACATGACAAGTTCCTTCCACAAACCAATTCTATACCTAAATATCACACAGACACACAAAGAGGCAATAGTGGTTCATGCAATCAACGCACGCAAGAAAAAATGAAAAATTAACGAAGAGAAACTCGTAAGTAAATTACAAAATACAGGGCACGAAAAAATCAAACGAATGGACCCCGCCAAATCAAAGAACATACACAGTTTACATGCATGTCCGTCGTGGGCGGACCTACCAACAAAACACGAGTGCATCGCAAAACGTCGCATCACAAAACATCGCAGAACAAATCGAGCTTTCATTGCGGGCCTTTGGACATGGCGCGCTGAACGCGCTTGGACGTACTAATCTGTCGTGTACCCAGGACCGGAGACGCAGATGGCGCACCAACGTTGAACAACGGCTTGGAAGGTGTCGCAGGGGAGGGAGCAACCGCAGCGTTGGCAGCGGCACCAAAGCTAAAAGGTGCACTCGTAGTCAAGGGTGTCGCCGCAGGGGGAGCAACGAACGTGTTGGTCGCAGGGATAGATACCGTAGGCTTCGGTGCGGGCGCTCCAAACGAGAAACCGCCGTTCGTGCCGCTTGTTCCGTTTGTGCCAAAGCCAGAAGCAGAAGCTGCGGGAGCACCGAACCCAGAAGTAGTCGCAGGAGCGCCAAACCCAGACGTGGTAGCTGCCGGGACCGCAGGCTTGGGTGCACCAAACGCAAACGGCGACGAAGAAGCAGCTCCATTCGTGTTTCCCGTGGCAGCAGTGCTACTATTCGTGCCAAATCCACCTGCACTAAATCCGCTCGAGGCCGCACTCGGACCTGTGGCTGTGTTTCCAAATCCGGTCAATGCGGGCGTGGTATTGGCGGGTGTGGCACCGAATGAGAACGTGCCAGCAGGCTTTGCCGCGGAAGTACCATTACCAGTGTTGAATGAAAATCCAGTTGAAGCCGGTTTCGCGGTAGGTTGTGCACCAAAGACGTTGGTGGATGGAGCGGGAGTTGGGACGGCAGGGGCAGCGTTGTTCGTCGAACTAAACGAGAACGATGGCTTTGTCTCTGTAGAAGCGGGAGCCTTTGCGATGGTGGCGAATGGCGAAGGCGCAGACGCAGACGCAGCAGTCGTAGAACTAAACCCGGTCGAGGGGACACCGAATGGCGACGCGCTCACGTTTGTGGTTGTGTTCGTAGCGACAGGAGCAGCGGGTTTAGGTACGCTCGAAGGGGCAGCGAATGCAAAAGGCGATGGCTTGGGCGCAGCAGCTGGAGCAGCAGGGGCAGGAGCACCAAACAGTGAAGGGGTCGAAGTGGCAGGAGCGGGCGCGGGAACGGGAGCAGCAGGGATAGGAGCAGGAGCGGTCGAAGCAGGGGCACCAAACGGCGAAGGAGCGGGCGCACTCGTGTTGGCTGAGATCGTAGGTGCAACCGGTGCTGAGAACAATGAGGGAGCTACCGATTTAGTCTCGGGTGCAGTGGGCGCAGGGGTCGCAGAGAAGAGCGGCTTGGCAGGCTCTTCCTTCTTTGGTGCACCAAACGAGAAAATGTTCGATGCGGGGGCCGTGGTAGTTGGAGCAGCAGGCTTGGGTGCAGGGGTAAAACCAAAAGGAGAAAGCTTGCCATCAGCTGAAGGCGCTTGAGTTGGTGGGCCTGAAACCGAAGAGCCAGGAGTGGGAGCGGTAACCTTGATTGCTGGAGCAGCGGGAGCCGGGGTTGCTGGAGCGGGAGCGGATACAGGAGTAAAAGTGATCGAAGGAACTGCCGCAAGTGCCGGAGCAGGCTTGGGTGGTGCCTTGGCCGCTGCTTCCGCTGCCTTGCGTTCCCTCAACATCTTGAGCGCCTGAGCTTCCCTCTCCTGTTTTTCCCAAGTTGACATCATCCGACTAGCATTGAGAGCCGTAGCTGGAACCGTTCCGATGGTATACTTGACGCGACGAGGGCCTGGAGACTGAGGAGCGGCAGGGGCAGTAAACGGATTGGTATGAGGGTCGTTGGCTGTCAAGGGTGATTGGCCAGGGGTATTCCACACAGAGTTTGCGGTGCGTGCCTAAGAAAGTGTCAAAATCCGAGTAAATGATCGGGATGCAAAAGACTCACTCGGAGTGTGACAGAAGTAATCCTGGGcctctcttcctcttcatttTCCTGATTTTCCTTGCCCTTCTCAAGGACCTTTTCGGGAGACTCTTGCTTGACGGGAGAAGGCAGGTTGTCACTCTCTTGCCATGCAAGCAATCCGTCAGCCTTGGCCCTAACGTATTGTTCTTCGGTAAGCCATTTTTCAACGAAAACATCAACCATATGGAAGTTATCAGCATGTTTCGAATCGGCGGGCTACCGAGAACGTCAGTATGTTGATTAAATATTGAGGCTATTTGGACCCACCATAAAGTACTTCTTCCTGCTCTCCTTGACAGTACAAGACGCAGCCGATCACCATTCGGGCCAACCATGTATTCCTGTCCATTCGACTTCCACTTCTGGCCAATCTGACGTCCACCACAAAGTGGGTCGCGAGAAACGGTCGGGTCGTCCTCGTCGATCTCCTCTTCCTTGACAATAGACAAATCGACATCGCCGGCTCGGCCGCGCTTGTGAACAGGCATTACGTCATTGAGCACCGATGCAGTATCGACCTCCTTGCGTTCACGTTTGGTACCACGTTTCTCCTGGACGTCCGATTGCTTTGAACGGTGTTTGCTCGATTTAGTTTGTCGGCGCTTGCCGTCGGCCCGAAGATCGCCTTCACCGTCATCCGCTGGGCGCTTGCCTTTAGTTTTGCCAGTTTGGGTCGCGCGAGATTCAGCCACAGGTTGAGGGTCAATTGGGTAGGACTGGGCCCAGGTAGGTTCGTTATCGCCGTCAATCATGGCGTCCGCTCCCCAGCCAGCAGTGCGCGAACGCTTGTCGTTGGGTACCGTGTCTTGTTCCTCGGCCTCTTCGTCGGCAGTGAGATACAACCGCTTGCGAGATCGGTTTTGATGAACGTTGCCAGTCGACTTGGATACGGTTGCAGGGCGGCTCGATGATTGCCATGGCCTCCTGTCGCTTGCGTTGGTAGCGGTGAATGTGTTGCTAGCACGGAGGGATCCGGAAGCGGCAGCGACTGCAAAGGCCGAACGGGTCGAAACAGTTGGAACAGTGGGAACCGAGGTAGCACGGAAGTTTTCAGCCGCATAGCGAGGACCCCAGGAGCCACTTGCTGACGGGGCATTGGGGAGTTGGGAGTAGGCACGAGACGAGTCAAAGGAAGAGGTGGCTTGGAGGGGGGCAGTGTATCCGAAGTTGAACGATCCCGATGGGACACGGGCCGATGATTGACCAGCAAATTGGGGGATAGGTGGACGAGAGCGGGCTGAGCGAGAACCATGTCAGTGTTATTTGTAATAAAAACAAAGTGGAGCTACCTAGGGGACGGAAGCCTTCCTTGATGTTGGCGTTGGACAGAGAGACATTGTGGAGAGACGATTGTTTTTGGAGAGTTTCGGGCTCAGCTGGGAGTGAGTTGAGCACTGATTCGCGGGCAGCGATGGATGCAGCTTGGTATGCGACATTGAAGGGACGGGTGTCCGAGTCCGGAATCCCATGACGTCGGCGAAGTTCACTGTGCACATGTAAGCAGTGGTTACAACAAGCAGTCTGAATACCTACAGATTAAATGCCTTTTCGCGGCGAGTTTTGCGCCAAACATTGAGCCAGTGGCCCAGCCAAAACACGGCTACGGTGGCTGCGGCACCATATAGTACTGTGTGGAGCATGGAGGCTCTGAGGGGACCAGTGGCGATGAGACAGGCTCGCTGTGATTACCAGCCAAGGTATCAACAGCATCGTCCCAGTAGTGAGCAAGCGTGGCCTGCGCGCTGGATGGTTCGGACTCCATCGTCCGTCGGCAATTTTTCAGAAAAGAAAATCAACGAAAAACTCCGGTGGGTGTATGGGTAGACTTGTTGTTGGACCAACACGAGCCGATGCGCTGCCTTTTTAGCAAACGCAATCCGGAGTGTGGTTCACGGGTGGGGACCAGGCAGACGGCCGGTGGTTGTCAGGAGCAAGAGAAAACAAACCGTGATCCGGGGTCCCTGATCCAACATCAACTCTTTCACACCCCGCCACAACCATCAAATTGCCAAAATGAACAGGCAAGCGCCCTTGTCCCTCTTCAATCCCCCTACTTATCCTTTTTATGTGTTTTCAGAGGTCCGGTTGTGCTTGTAAGATACATATTTTTCATTTTTCTTCAATAACTTATTTACCGTGCAAATTTAGACTATAGATGAGGCCGAGGTGGGTCTAATCAGTTGTTATTTCTCACGGCTCGGCGCTAATACAGTACCAAGTTTCTCCTTGACCAAGTGGTCTGTCCTTTGTATTCACTCGTGACTAGAGCCCACTCATCTCACACTAACGTTAGCCCCCTCCTTCGTCCGACGAGGACCCAATGGTCACCAAACTCCGCACCAAACTCAGCGATCTATTAGGGGAACTGCGCAAGGGGGCCGAAGGAACACTCCAATAGAACTATTGTCATTTATAGACCCCGGGTATCCCAACTTACATATATAGATGAAATGCATGTAGATTTGTTGCTATTATAACTTGGTAGAATCTTGCCGCCGTCCTTTGCGCATAGTGAGTTAATCTACGTGCTGCGGAGCGAGTTTATTACATCACATACGCATGGTTTCGCAACCGGATTACAACGATGTTTTCACGATAACGTGCTCCGTTTTGTTCAGTAGTACTCCACCTGGCATGCCCGCCAGCCCCGAGGCGACCGTTCGGCCTGCAAGGCCGCTGAGCCGTGTCAACGTTAATGAGGTGTAAATGACTTGCCTCATTGACAAGCCGGAAGCGTATTGTGGCTGCGCACAGACAATATCAGCCAGGTTGACTGAATACTCCGTAGCTGCCAAGTCTTACTCTATCACTGAGGTTACTTGCTATCCTAAAGTCCACGCCTGTCTTTATAGTTACCTTACTGGGAACTAATTTGGATATCATGCAGGGCCCCATTCAACTGGTTCCAGACTCAAGCAATACAGTCATTGAAGGAGAAATCTTGGTGTTCATCACTTGTAATTACGCCCTTGGCTTGCATCCAGTTACAGGGATTCCACCAGTTTTATCATCGACTCGATATAACAATACCCATGACGTCAAAATGACCCAGCTCTTCCTTCATTCGAATGTCATATCAACACACAGTTGCGATTAAAGACGTCAAGGGTACATTGAATCGCAAACTAATCATTATAATACATCAAGAAAATACACAATTGTCGTTCGTTTGAGAGTCATAACAACACCTCCTCGTTCTTGTTTATTCTCTTCGATATTTTGAATGCATATAATTTAGAGCTCGGCCTTGGCGCTGGCGGTCTTCTTTCCGGCTTCGGCGGACAAACTCTGAGCGGCAAAGTGTGCTTGGTCGGCCTTTTCGTTGGCGTATTGCCCGGCCTCGCTAGCCTTTAAGAACGATTAGTAACTTTTGTGGGTGTAATAAGGACAACGGCCTACCTTGCGCTGAGCAGCTTGCTTGTGTCCACCAAGTATGTTCAAGACGGCGGCCAACTTTGCCTCGGTCCAGTTGACTCCGTCGTTGACAGTGTTCTTGATGCCACTCAGGAAGTTTTCAACAGCATTGGTGGTTTGCACCCAGCGGATACGAGTCTCGTgctgaaaaaaaaaaccctCTCAGTCAAAACGTCGAACTACCTTGCGCTTGGTTGATGCTCACAAGAAGTCCGGGGCGTGTGGCCGGAATCTGAGATTCGTCGACACCATGGGCACGGAGGTAAGCACGGAGGCGAGCATCGGGCCATGTCAAGTAATCGGCAGTCTTGTGGTGTGCATCGCTGTACTTGCGGTTCATGAGATCGACCAGTTCGTCGCGCTTGGCCTGAGCGTCAGAGCGCATGTATCCATTGTCAATTAGCCATTGACGTAGTTCCGATTCGGTCCAGCCGTCCCAGGCGGTGCCCTTGGCGGAGAGGTAGTTGTCCCGGACGAGTTTCTGGAGCTTCTCTCGCTTGATTTTAGCATCCGACTTGATGATGTTGTGTTGAACCTAGATAGTAGTGTTAATTTGGGAGTGACAACATGGGGTTGGGTGATACACACCAGCCAGTCACGGAGTTGGTTGTCGGACCAGGTGCTGTAGACAGTGTCGGTAGTACCATAGTAGTATCGCTGGAGCTGCTCGATGAGCTTGTCGCGGTTCTTTTCATAGTCGGACTTGATGATGCCATGATCGACGAGCCATTGGTGCTGAAACCCAAAATCAAGTTCTACACTCGTGGCTCAACACACTAAACCTTACCATGTAAGAAGTACTCCAAGCACTGTAGACAGGGTTTGCAGCGGCAGCGTACGCAGTGCGCATCTGAGCCAAGAGTTGTTCACGAGTGAGCTGAGCTTGGGTCTTCACAACACCTTGTTTCTCGAGATAAGCGCGGAGGCTAAGGAAAGGCGGGTCAATGATGGAAAGTCATGTTCAAACACTCAAACCTACTCGCTATCGGACCAAGTCGAGTAAATGTAGTCCTTGGAGTCTTCGAGAGCCTTGGCAGCACGAGCAGAGCCAGAGGCAGCAGCGGCGCTTGCACTCTGGGATGCGGAAGAAGCGGACTTGGATGCTTGGTAGCCATAGTCGCCATAGACAGCGGTAGAAGCGGTCGCTGAAGCGGCGGCCGAGAGAGAAGACACGGCCGAAGCGTAGGAGCGATAATATTGCTTGGCGCTGACGATGAGCTTCTCCTTGGGGCCCGAAGGAGCGACAACACCGTGATCAACCAAGAACGAGCGCAACTGACTCTCATCCCAACTGCATGACGCGTTAATAACGTGAGTTTTTGCATGTACATCATGACGTACGTGTCAAAAGCCGACTCCTTAAGGTCGGCGAGGGTCTTGGACGCCTGGTTGACGCGTGCCTCTGTCCAAGATTGGGCTGAATTCCAGTTATCCTGGACAAGATCCTTCAGCTGTTTCTGCGTTGCACCTTGGGGAGCCTGGATGTTGTGGTCCTTGAGCCATTGCTCAAGCTGAGCCTGGTTCCACTTGGCATATTCATATGGAGTTTCGGGCTCTGTGCATACCACATGAGACGCGCGCTGTTTCAGTTTGTACCAAAGAGACTTACCAGATGAAAACCACGAAGCAGAGGCAGTAGTCGCAAGTAGCGTAACAGCGAGGACGGACGAGACCTTCATTGTGGGTGGTTGTAAGTGACAGAATACCAACAACCAACTGTGGCTTTTTGTATCTGGGTCTGGCGCAATCTGCTAGTGTGACGCTCGTTCAATGCGTCATGAAGTGACGTCGCCGAGGCAATCACATGCGATTATCAATCACTCGGGGCCCTTCCCTGAATTGACAGTCTCTTGCATAATCATATACTTATGTAACCGGAGCTTTATGCTATCACCTGACGGCGGTTATCACATGCTCCCGATGGGCCGGCTTTAGCACACTTGGTTTTCGACCACCATCCACTTTTTTGTCTACGATGCTCCGTACTCTTAGGTTCTCTCTCCCCGCAACCCGCACATTTGCTGCTGCTCAGACCTCTGCGGCGAGGTGGGTGCCCCTTATGATCTGGACCCGTTCGGTACTAACCTGTTCCCTAGATGCTTCTCAGCATCTTCAGTAACACGATCGGAACTGTCCTCGCTCAATAAATTTACCGAAGAGGAGGAGATGCTGCGAGATGTCGGTATGTAGGCCTATTTTGACGCGTATTCAAAACTAATTGTACTGTAGTCAGCAGGTTTGCGCGCGAGGTAGTTGCTCCGAAGGTCCGAGAGATGGACGAGGCAGAAAAGATGGACCCATCTATCGTCAAAGGCCTGTTCGAAAACGGAGTACGCATGGCTCCAATACAAATGAGATGGactgcactgaccacacgtTGCAACAGCTCATGGGCATTGAAACCGATCCAGACCACGGAGGATCAGGGAGCTCATTCACTTCCGCGATCATCGCTATCGAAGAACTGGCCAAGATCGACCCTAGTGTATCGGTCTTGTGTGACGTCCACAATACGCTTGTCAACACTATCTTCCGTACCTATGCCACCAAGGAGCAACAGAGCAAATACCTTCCCCAACTTGCCGAGAAGAAGGTACGTTCCTAATGACATTGGAGCATTGTTTCCCACAAACTAACTTAATTTCACTCGCTTTGTTTCTATTTCACGCTATTTTTCGTAACCGGCTACCAGGTTGGCTCTTTCTGTCTTTCCGAGCCCGCCTCTGGATCCGATGCATTTGCTTTGCAAACTCGCGCTGTGCCCTCCGATGACGGTTCTTATTACACACTCACCGGTTCCAAAATGTGGATTACCAACGCCGCCGAGGCGGAAATCTTCCTTGTTTTTGCGACAGTCGACCCCTCCAAAGGTTACAAAGGCATCACCTGCTTCGTAGTGCCCAAAGAGCTCGGCGTCGAAATCGCGAAAAAGGAACAAAAGCTTGGAATCCGGGCCAGCTCTACATGCGTCCTCAACTTTGATGGTATCAAAGTTCCTGCCGAAAATCTTATTGGTGGACCCGACCAAATCGGAAAGGGCTACAAGgtttgcgcatatagccttcAAATTGGAGTAAAATCAGCCTGACTTCTGTTATGGTAGATTGCGATCGAGATTCTCAACGAGGGCCGTATCGGTATTGCCGCACAGATGCTTGGGCTCGCCCAAGGTGCATTTGATGCAACCGTACCATACACCTATCAGCGTAAGCAAGGAGGTCAAGCAATTGGCACATATCAGGCAATGGCCCACTCCATGGCGGGCATTGCTACCAAGATCGAAGCCGCAAGGCTTTTGACATACAATGCCGCCAGACTGTGAGTCACTGGTCAGTTTTGGACACAATGTGTATGCTAACGGTTCAGCAGTAAGGAGGAGGGTGCAAACTTCACCAAGGAGGCGGCTATGGCCAAATACTACGCTTCAGTTGTAGCCCAGGAGGCCTCTGGTAGCGCGATCGAGTGGGCTGGCGGTGTTGGGTTTACCCGCGAGACTGGTATCGAAAAGTTCTGGCGAGACTCGAAGATTGTAAGCCGCTTCAGCATAGGCTCTTATTTTGTGCTAACTTCGTGGTCTAGGGTGCTATTTACGAAGGAACGAGCAACATTCAACTCAATACGATCGCCAAGTTCATCCAAAGCAATACTCTTAGTTATATATTTAGATGATTAGTGAACAGTTTTTAATGCGCCTTACAATTGGAGAGTTTGATTCAATAGTCGTTTGTTGGTTTGTGCATGCAATCACGAAAAAGCATGAGCCAAGCATCCGATTCAAAAGACCATGGGTTTGCAAGAAGAGCATTTTTATTGCAAATTCATTTCCTTATCTGTATACAGTGTGTTGATaggcgagcacttgggacAGTAGCCACCTACAGTTCCGCCTAAATCTGTGCGATGGCATGTCCATCTCCGCGCTGGTCCGATCCAGCCGCCCACACCAATTCCTTCACGGACAGTTTTTGGATGACCTGTCCACGTCCCATCATTGCACGAGAAAATCCGGAAAGTCGATGTGCATCGTGACCCATTTCTGCCATGCAAGAACCGGTGAGTAGTTGTTGTCCACACCATATATGCGCCATGAAATATAATTTCGTTACCTACCTTTGAGCTTTTCGACAGTCTCCACTGGAATTCCATCTTCGAAGTAGACCTCACTATTAATGTCCCCAGCATTGGTCGCGTTAGCGACACTGGCATCTGGACTACCAGCCGAAATGCAGAATCGAGGCGCGTCAAGTGCAGCTTGGGGTGTAAACCCACGAAGAATATTGAGGAGCACTTGGATAtgtccttgaggctatcaaaTAAGGTGTATAGTTGTACAGGGAACCATAAAATCATTGATAGCGGCCACTAACCTGCATGAAGCCACCCATCACGCCATAAACCAAGAATAGTTCGTCTCCACGGGTTGCTAAGGCCGGAACTAAATAAAATCAAAGGTTTATTACTAGGCTAATTGTAATCATTGTGTGCTACTCACTAATGGTGTGGTAAGGTCGCTTGCCCCCTGCAAGTTGGTTCGGGTGCCCTTCTTCAAGAACAAAACCGGATCCCCGGTTTTGTAAAGTGAATCCACAACCCTTGGGAATGGCTTCCAGTATCGTATCGGGTAAGAGAGGGCCACGAACGTTGCATGTATTCTTACCTCCGGTGCCAAAGCCAGCATAGTTCGATTGGATATAACTACATCCATTGCCCCATTGGTCAGTAACCGAGAAATATACAGTGTCTGTCGAGGCAGTGGGGTTTCCCTGAATCACCGGGTTAGCTTCGGATAGCGTTTGAGAGTAATAAATCTGTTCTATACATGATAAACATCCGGGATTGATGCATTTGCGTTGAACTTCTCTGCACGCCTTTTAAGGTACTCCTACATCATAAACGAGATTAAGTTATATCAATTATGTAGGCGGTGTCCTCCCATAGTACTCACCTTGCTGAGCATTTCCTCCACAGGAACTTTGGTCACCTTGGGGTCAGACACGTAAAACTGGGTGTCAGCGAAAGCGAGACTTGATAAACATTAGCATCTGCTACGAACTCGCGCGATTCCTAGTGTCTTACCGTAGAGCTTCAATCAGAGCGTGAAGATATTCCACGGAATTATGGTCCATTTCCAGAAGCGGTTTTATTTTTCCAGTTTCCTCTGCGGCCTCTAAAATTCCAAGCGCCATCAGCGCAGTGAGTCCTTGACCATTTGGTGGGCACTATAAATAAAGCCAGATAAATACGCTAGGGGGAGTCTCAAGGGGCAAATATTAATACGTACCTCCCACAAAGTCACTTCTCCGGCGTAAGTGTATTTGATGGGCTCCACAAACTCGGTGTTGTGTTCCGCCAAATCGCTCAGTTCCATAACACCCCCTTTGCTCTTTATCAACTCCACGATAGCCTCGGCGATGCGACCAGTATAAAACCCTCTCTTTCCCTCGCTTACGAGAGTTCTAAACGTCTGTGCGAGATCTGGTAGCCGCATAACTTCGCCAGGTAGGGGAGCACGGCCGTTGATGAGCATACTGTCGGCAGATGGTGACGCAGACTTAATCAAACCCTCGGAGCGTTTCCACTATAATATGTGCAAAAATTCAGCCAAGCCAGTTGTGTCGAATGTCATACTTACACCATTGGCAGTAAGCTCGGATATAGGGACACTATAAGAATACAGCTTGATCAATTCTCGCAAGTTCTTCCGGTGACTAATAAACATACCCCTCTTCTGCTAGACGAATAGCAGGTGTCATGACCTCTTCAAACGAGACTTTCCCACTACCAAACCTAGCCACAGTGTCAACCCATGCAGCCGCAGCGCCTGGGACTGTCACAGAGTTTAGGTCCCTCTCGGTCAGTTGCCTGCCTATAGCACCATTTTTTCGTGCGACGTTAATATTGAGGGCCTTTGGAGAGCGACCAGACCCATTCAGAGCTTGGACAGTTTTCTTTGAAGCATCGTAGAACAAGCAAAAGGCGTCGCTGAAATATCATCAGTAAAGATAAAGGCTCATTAGAGAGTGCCACTAACCCGCCAATTCCACACGATGTTGGCTCAGTAGCCTACCAAATGGTCAATACTCAAGATTTTCATGGGAATAGCTTGATAGTCACATTCAAGGCAGCTGAGACCGCCACAGCAGCATCAGCTAATGAAAGGAAATTGAGCTAGTTGTTAAGTGGTGGACACGATTGAAGACTTGATCGACGTACCTGCATTTCCACCCTTCCTTAGTATTTCCAGTCCAGCTTCAGCAGCCAGAGGTTGGGTACATGAAACAACACCTTTTCTCCCATACACAACTGACCTTCGACTTGGGAACTGTTGGAAGGCAAAGGTAGGATTTTCAACTTTGCCCCAATCAATTTTAACTGCAGACATGGCTGGCTTGTGGTTTACGGGAAACAGACGGTTGATGCTGACTCGAGCTCCATCACACTGGTTATATGCTTCGGGAGCCGTTGCACATGACTGAATGGTGAGTCCCGAATGAAGCCGATAATACCGGCCCATTAGTCAGACAGTTACAGGTTACCAGTATGATGAGTCCCGAGATCCCTTGGCGTGTAGTCGAGAATTCAGTGACATTTTGCTAATAAACACCACATTGATCAAACATTACTCAAGAATACAACTCTCCGATCAGGACAACCTTCGCTATTTGACCCTTTTCTAGGACCTTTGGACCATCCTCAACTAGAGCTGGCAATGCGACAAGCCCGTTCGCGCCTGCGAGAGATGCAACACGACTTGATCTTTGGCCGCCGGTTGAGAATGCTTTCAAACCGGATGCCGTGACCCGTACGTGTACACGGTGAAATTCAGGCCGAGGATCTAACGGCAATGATTCGGTTAGCTATATATTGTATCAGCTACCTGATGCACCACGGTCACGTTCATGGACACACCTCGACTGGAACGCGGGGAAGCTCTGCG is a genomic window containing:
- a CDS encoding acyl-CoA dehydrogenase → MLRTLRFSLPATRTFAAAQTSAARCFSASSVTRSELSSLNKFTEEEEMLRDVVSRFAREVVAPKVREMDEAEKMDPSIVKGLFENGLMGIETDPDHGGSGSSFTSAIIAIEELAKIDPSVSVLCDVHNTLVNTIFRTYATKEQQSKYLPQLAEKKVGSFCLSEPASGSDAFALQTRAVPSDDGSYYTLTGSKMWITNAAEAEIFLVFATVDPSKGYKGITCFVVPKELGVEIAKKEQKLGIRASSTCVLNFDGIKVPAENLIGGPDQIGKGYKIAIEILNEGRIGIAAQMLGLAQGAFDATVPYTYQRKQGGQAIGTYQAMAHSMAGIATKIEAARLLTYNAARLKEEGANFTKEAAMAKYYASVVAQEASGSAIEWAGGVGFTRETGIEKFWRDSKIGAIYEGTSNIQLNTIAKFIQSNTLSYIFR
- a CDS encoding Ish1 domain protein — its product is MKVSSVLAVTLLATTASASWFSSEPETPYEYAKWNQAQLEQWLKDHNIQAPQGATQKQLKDLVQDNWNSAQSWTEARVNQASKTLADLKESAFDTWDESQLRSFLVDHGVVAPSGPKEKLIVSAKQYYRSYASAVSSLSAAASATASTAVYGDYGYQASKSASSASQSASAAAASGSARAAKALEDSKDYIYSTWSDSDLRAYLEKQGVVKTQAQLTREQLLAQMRTAYAAAANPVYSAWSTSYMHQWLVDHGIIKSDYEKNRDKLIEQLQRYYYGTTDTVYSTWSDNQLRDWLVQHNIIKSDAKIKREKLQKLVRDNYLSAKGTAWDGWTESELRQWLIDNGYMRSDAQAKRDELVDLMNRKYSDAHHKTADYLTWPDARLRAYLRAHGVDESQIPATRPGLLHETRIRWVQTTNAVENFLSGIKNTVNDGVNWTEAKLAAVLNILGGHKQAAQRKASEAGQYANEKADQAHFAAQSLSAEAGKKTASAKAEL
- a CDS encoding Zinc finger protein DZIP1L gives rise to the protein MESEPSSAQATLAHYWDDAVDTLAVLYGAAATVAVFWLGHWLNVWRKTRREKAFNLELRRRHGIPDSDTRPFNVAYQAASIAARESVLNSLPAEPETLQKQSSLHNVSLSNANIKEGFRPLARSRPPIPQFAGQSSARVPSGSFNFGYTAPLQATSSFDSSRAYSQLPNAPSASGSWGPRYAAENFRATSVPTVPTVSTRSAFAVAAASGSLRASNTFTATNASDRRPWQSSSRPATVSKSTGNVHQNRSRKRLYLTADEEAEEQDTVPNDKRSRTAGWGADAMIDGDNEPTWAQSYPIDPQPVAESRATQTGKTKGKRPADDGEGDLRADGKRRQTKSSKHRSKQSDVQEKRGTKRERKEVDTASVLNDVMPVHKRGRAGDVDLSIVKEEEIDEDDPTVSRDPLCGGRQIGQKWKSNGQEYMESRKKYFMPADSKHADNFHMVDVFVEKWLTEEQYVRAKADGLLAWQESDNLPSPVKQESPEKVLEKGKENQENEEEERPRITSVTLRARTANSVWNTPGQSPLTANDPHTNPFTAPAAPQSPGPRRVKYTIGTVPATALNASRMMSTWEKQEREAQALKMLRERKAAEAAAKAPPKPAPALAAVPSITFTPVSAPAPATPAPAAPAIKVTAPTPGSSVSGPPTQAPSADGKLSPFGFTPAPKPAAPTTTAPASNIFSFGAPKKEEPAKPLFSATPAPTAPETKSVAPSLFSAPVAPTISANTSAPAPSPFGAPASTAPAPIPAAPVPAPAPATSTPSLFGAPAPAAPAAAPKPSPFAFAAPSSVPKPAAPVATNTTTNVSASPFGVPSTGFSSTTAASASAPSPFATIAKAPASTETKPSFSFSSTNNAAPAVPTPAPSTNVFGAQPTAKPASTGFSFNTGNGTSAAKPAGTFSFGATPANTTPALTGFGNTATGPSAASSGFSAGGFGTNSSTAATGNTNGAASSSPFAFGAPKPAVPAATTSGFGAPATTSGFGAPAASASGFGTNGTSGTNGGFSFGAPAPKPTVSIPATNTFVAPPAATPLTTSAPFSFGAAANAAVAPSPATPSKPLFNVGAPSASPVLGTRQISTSKRVQRAMSKGPQ